A single genomic interval of Aphis gossypii isolate Hap1 unplaced genomic scaffold, ASM2018417v2 Contig00628, whole genome shotgun sequence harbors:
- the LOC126554863 gene encoding zinc finger MYM-type protein 1-like, which produces MSQMVLQSISNELKECKYFAILADETKDVTKTEQLSIMVRYFYNSTINERFLGFAPCSSLNAQALFNYIECTLANCSIDINNCVAQTYDGAAVMSGKVNGVQAIFQRQVPQAIYTHCYNHRLNLVVVDICKNIPEINTQFIELQKKHCPKSKCVELKSISETRWICQIAACIAIKRTLPIILLLLNKVSLETKYEKSLEANYLQKSDSDLSSSSSLVNALILHLNEYRNNIEKFKTFILCKIAIIIPPSSAGVERTFSSLRQIKTYLRNHMCNEKLTSVAILKIEKRISKGLDLDIVVDKFASIHNNRRIML; this is translated from the exons ATGAGTCAAATGGTATTGCAGTCAATCTCAAATGAATTAAAAGAATGTAAGTATTTTGCTATTCTTGCAGATGAAACTAAAGATGTAACAAAAACTGAACAACTTTCTATCATGGTTcggtatttttataacagtaCAATTAATGAACGATTTTTAGGATTTGCACCTTGTTCTTCATTAAATGCTCAAGCATTGTTTAATTACATCGAATGTACATTGGCTAATTGTTCAatcgatattaataattgtgtagcACAGACCTATGACGGGGCTGCGGTAATGAGTGGCAAAGTTAATGGTGTTCAAGCAATTTTCCAACGTCAAGTACCTCAAGCTATTTATACCCATTGTTATAATCACAGATTAAATTTAGTTGTTGTTGATATTTGTAAGAATATTCCagaa ATCAACACTCAATTTATTGAACttcaaaaaaaacattgtccAAAATCTAAATGTGTGGAACTAAAAAGTATTTCTGAAACAAGATGGATCTGCCAAATAGCTGCTTGCATAGCTATTAAAAGAACACTACCAATCATATTGcttttacttaataaagttagcttagaaacaaaatatgaaaaaagtttaGAAGCTA ATTACTTACAAAAATCTGATTCTGATTTAAGTTCTAGCTCTAGTCTTGTTAATGCATTGATTTTACACTTAAatgaatatagaaataatattgaaaaattca AAACATTTATCTTATGCAAAAttgctattataataccacCTTCAAGTGCAGGAGTGGAACGAACATTTTCAAGTCTAAGGCAAATAAAGACTTATTTAAGAAACCATATGTGCAATGAAAAACTAACGTCTGttgctatattaaaaattgaaaaaagaatATCCAAAGGTTTAGATTTAGATATAGTTGTAGATAAATTTGCCTCCATCCATAACAATAGACGAATTATGctgtaa